From a single Daphnia pulex isolate KAP4 chromosome 2, ASM2113471v1 genomic region:
- the LOC124201898 gene encoding achaete-scute complex protein T8-like, giving the protein MSQSTKFNVLQPSFGNNNNNRLVPHPNQHSVEATKAEASPLQRSTSVRKSFKRRLPQQNLPVRDTSLPPVSISHQPSSPYVNNSVPPSVSSSAGRVGTKNSLGPDPPASVARRNARERNRVKQVNTGFAVLRQHIPVLCGSVIVYGGSPHCSEPLSSSSSSSSSSSSPPASSSSSKKNKMSKVETLRCAVEYIRNLEKLLATGGGSELEQDQLSIKEEPLDCLPYELDVAVGSPSIQESRENISPLEIAGLSTSANDLSGFYDSSSSPELQSPDVQHQQNQRFLFPFLLEASPTGADVPTGEQKRIKTEQDPAAESAALFKQELLRSLSCWNRSDVEQPLPELLLDHPGQTEQQQNSAIQNISDHSLLESLNSWWGSSL; this is encoded by the coding sequence atgaGTCAATCAACGAAATTCAACGTCCTCCAACCTTCGttcggcaacaacaacaacaaccgactaGTTCCGCACCCGAATCAACATTCCGTCGAGGCTACGAAAGCGGAAGCGTCGCCACTTCAACGATCCACCAGCGTCCGCAAGAGTTTCAAGCGTCGGCTGCCTCAACAGAATCTGCCCGTCCGCGACACTTCCCTGCCGCCCGTTTCCATCAGCCATCAGCCGTCGTCTCCGTACGTCAATAATAGCGTCCCGCCGTCCGTTTCGTCATCGGCCGGACGGGTCGGGACTAAAAACAGTTTGGGACCCGACCCGCCAGCTTCGGTGGCCCGTCGCAACGCCCGCGAACGCAATCGGGTCAAGCAGGTCAACACGGGATTCGCCGTTTTGCGCCAACACATTCCGGTTCTGTGCGGATCGGTGATTGTTTACGGCGGATCGCCTCACTGCTCCGAGCCGCTgtcttcatcctcttcttcatcctcctcctcctcatcgcctccggccagcagcagcagcagcaagaagaACAAGATGAGCAAAGTGGAGACCCTGCGGTGCGCTGTCGAGTACATCCGCAATTTGGAGAAGCTCCTGGCGACGGGCGGTGGCTCGGAGTTGGAACAGGATCAACTGTCCATCAAAGAGGAGCCGCTGGATTGCCTTCCGTACGAGCTGGATGTCGCTGTCGGATCGCCGTCGATCCAGGAGTCGCGCGAAAACATTTCACCTTTGGAGATTGCCGGTCTCTCGACTTCGGCCAACGACCTGTCGGGTTTCTACGACTCGAGTTCGTCGCCGGAATTGCAGAGTCCCGACGTCCAGCATCAGCAGAACCAGCGTTTCCTATTCCCGTTCCTGCTGGAAGCTTCGCCGACCGGTGCTGATGTGCCGACTGGCGAGCAGAAACGAATCAAAACTGAGCAGGATCCGGCTGCTGAATCGGCAGCCCTGTTCAAGCAGGAACTCCTGCGCTCCCTGTCGTGCTGGAACAGATCGGATGTGGAGCAACCACTGCCGGAGCTTCTGCTGGATCACCCGGGGCAGACGGAACAACAACAGAACTCGGCCATCCAAAACATATCGGATCACAGTCTTCTGGAATCCCTCAACAGCTGGTGGGGTTCTAGCCTGTAG